In Rubripirellula tenax, the following are encoded in one genomic region:
- a CDS encoding serine/threonine-protein kinase, which translates to MNMRGKKLPIAALERIDDLCADFEQKWQSGDPPSIESLINSLVDTEAADVSSQRDALLAELIALEVDYRRRRGEAPSDQEYLDRFPADAKVIHDAINVGGKPTAAFAPMSVARLAELFPSLQIIELIGAGGMGAVYKARQQGLDRVVAIKILPEEFGHDVKFALRFTREARTLAKLNHPNIVALYEFGHVADTYYFLMEYVEGSTLRAVVKAGELTPPHALAIVPYLCDALQYAHDKGVVHRDIKPENILLSVDSSVKIADFGLSRILGNESQQQSLTGTHQVMGTPRYMAPEQFEGTHNVDHRADIYSLGVVIYEMLTGELPIGRFAAPSTKVEIDVRLDDVVLRTLEKEPQRRYQNASQIKSDVQSIMSTQNRNQNRNQNSSDDPALAPTDVYDPSSGIASRSANRQAADATFEQQDLAGRLLLTRRQLMDRVEQSLRPLVRGQVLQILFGVALIVLGAQCWARNTHVPHRLLNGLIVHVYGLIVISQAALVLTRLRRIDYSKPVDDIRRKLTSTRSGYLRAGVIIGFVWWLMWIPVCVAIGFDAVVLYRNSLVPSLVIGVVGFAVSVWLYWRALRSGNPSSERWRRKLSGESIAAAYVALDEIENAQIH; encoded by the coding sequence ATGAACATGCGTGGGAAAAAACTACCGATCGCAGCCCTGGAACGGATTGATGATCTGTGCGCCGATTTCGAACAGAAATGGCAATCTGGGGATCCGCCATCAATCGAATCGCTGATAAATTCGCTTGTCGACACAGAAGCTGCCGACGTATCGAGCCAGCGCGACGCGCTATTGGCAGAACTGATTGCGTTGGAGGTCGACTATCGACGACGTCGTGGCGAGGCACCGAGCGACCAGGAATACCTGGACCGGTTCCCTGCGGACGCGAAAGTCATTCACGATGCGATCAACGTGGGCGGCAAACCGACCGCCGCGTTTGCGCCCATGAGCGTCGCGCGGCTGGCTGAGTTGTTTCCATCGCTGCAGATCATTGAATTGATCGGAGCCGGGGGAATGGGGGCCGTCTATAAGGCACGTCAGCAAGGGTTGGACCGCGTCGTCGCGATCAAGATCCTGCCCGAAGAATTTGGTCATGACGTCAAATTTGCGCTGCGGTTCACACGGGAAGCACGCACGTTGGCGAAACTGAACCATCCCAATATTGTCGCCCTGTACGAATTCGGTCACGTCGCCGACACCTACTATTTCCTGATGGAGTACGTCGAAGGTTCGACGCTGCGCGCCGTCGTGAAAGCCGGCGAACTGACACCCCCGCACGCACTCGCGATCGTCCCTTATCTTTGCGACGCACTACAGTACGCGCATGACAAAGGCGTTGTACATCGCGACATCAAACCCGAAAACATTCTGTTGTCCGTCGATAGTTCGGTGAAGATCGCCGATTTCGGATTATCACGAATACTGGGAAACGAAAGCCAGCAGCAATCGCTAACCGGCACCCATCAAGTCATGGGCACGCCAAGGTACATGGCACCCGAACAATTTGAAGGGACACACAACGTCGACCACCGAGCCGACATCTATTCGCTGGGCGTCGTCATTTACGAAATGCTAACGGGTGAGCTTCCGATCGGCCGGTTTGCCGCGCCGTCAACGAAAGTCGAAATTGACGTCCGCCTGGATGACGTAGTGCTGCGTACGCTCGAGAAAGAGCCACAACGTCGCTACCAGAACGCCAGTCAGATCAAATCGGACGTGCAGTCGATCATGTCGACCCAGAATCGGAACCAGAATCGGAACCAAAATTCGAGCGACGATCCGGCCCTTGCCCCCACGGATGTTTACGATCCGAGTTCCGGCATCGCTTCCCGCTCAGCGAATCGGCAAGCCGCTGACGCAACGTTTGAACAGCAGGATCTGGCCGGACGTCTATTGCTGACGCGTCGCCAGTTGATGGATCGAGTCGAACAATCATTACGGCCGCTGGTTCGCGGACAAGTTTTGCAAATCCTATTTGGCGTGGCACTGATTGTTCTGGGCGCGCAGTGCTGGGCCCGAAACACGCATGTTCCCCATCGCCTTCTTAATGGACTGATCGTGCATGTCTATGGGCTGATCGTGATTTCACAAGCGGCGCTCGTCCTTACCCGACTAAGGCGTATTGACTACTCGAAACCGGTTGACGACATCCGCCGCAAATTGACCAGCACGCGATCGGGTTACCTGCGTGCGGGCGTCATCATCGGATTCGTGTGGTGGCTGATGTGGATTCCCGTTTGCGTTGCCATTGGGTTCGACGCAGTCGTGCTGTATCGAAATTCGCTGGTCCCTTCGCTTGTGATCGGAGTCGTCGGGTTTGCGGTCTCGGTATGGCTGTATTGGCGTGCGCTGAGGTCCGGCAACCCGTCCAGTGAAAGATGGCGAAGGAAGTTGTCTGGCGAAAGCATTGCCGCCGCCTATGTGGCACTGGATGAAATCGAAAATGCACAGATTCATTGA
- a CDS encoding ECF-type sigma factor encodes MSKNTNVSHWIDLVKAGDSAAANQIWQHYFDRLVRAVRARLYGQNRAVSDEEDIVLSVFDSFYVAAEKGRFPDLSDRDDLWRLLLRMSARKVVDKRRRDKRQRRGGNVQVHSLGQSGDDGNLIEAIGDEPSPEMVLMMQESVAEFFSHLGVGQLSDLAGAKLEGYSNAELAERFGCSERTIERRLHLIREKCHQEVFEHHEHAWEKTTDRSPGTD; translated from the coding sequence ATGTCGAAAAACACGAATGTCAGCCACTGGATTGATTTGGTGAAGGCGGGTGATTCGGCCGCAGCGAATCAGATTTGGCAGCACTACTTTGACCGTCTTGTGCGTGCGGTTCGAGCCCGGTTATACGGGCAAAATCGAGCTGTCTCGGACGAAGAAGACATCGTTCTGAGTGTCTTCGACAGCTTCTACGTCGCCGCCGAAAAAGGGCGGTTTCCGGACTTGTCCGATCGGGACGATCTTTGGCGACTGTTGCTGCGGATGTCGGCAAGAAAGGTCGTCGACAAGCGCCGACGCGACAAGCGTCAACGACGTGGTGGCAACGTTCAGGTTCACTCCTTGGGCCAATCCGGCGATGATGGCAACCTGATCGAAGCGATCGGGGACGAGCCATCGCCTGAAATGGTTTTGATGATGCAGGAATCGGTTGCCGAGTTTTTTTCTCATTTAGGTGTCGGGCAGCTCAGCGATTTAGCGGGTGCCAAGTTAGAGGGATACTCCAACGCGGAACTTGCCGAGCGTTTTGGCTGCTCTGAGCGGACCATCGAGCGACGTCTGCACCTGATTCGAGAAAAATGTCACCAAGAAGTGTTCGAACATCATGAACATGCGTGGGAAAAAACTACCGATCGCAGCCCTGGAACGGATTGA
- a CDS encoding sulfatase-like hydrolase/transferase codes for MKFYLVLLALALSVAGIRKAAATDPDRPNILYFYVDDMGWGSIGPNGQAERKARGLPYVRTPNLDRLAAQGLNFTRGYGCHVCSPARSSQQTGFHQGHTFADRNDPDNAKKAIRAADITMGDALAAADYVTGYWGKWGYGGSKDLQNPTLDNLQTLPTSHGYQHVVAELHHVRAHTFFQPTLWTAPAPVGSTGGLFLAPNSMAKYQSSKAYPSTPALQNHPTYPETAYCDDVYAFAALDFVHQGGQNYNESGQPFFGLLAVQIPHGPFGEIAKLPDWDNAYADDTDFASLSDQSKQWAAMVTRIDSHFGNILAALEDPNNDGDKSDSVADNTLVIFQSDNGGPAGNNVRELGVNGGLKGFKGSVWEGGIRVPLVMRWPAKINESSSLKVGSNTDMVVDVSDLLPTFCELAGQPVPLGVDGVSIAPTLRGAGQQRHREFIIHEASGGQSIIRGKFKLVSEGSSKTKKSAKGNGSGVGPVLSLFDLEVDRGESNNIAAKHPELVKELSTLLMGERVYEPKGFANTYHRWTGDDGDNASDASNWSDYVYANAGITYATDRGTPQLSWISQIVNTGDLSNMVRVDADVEFLGLEIRGNSATNAKQSVVLSPGVNLTGRNEIRLAAQCDLFIDDGTVSSLRWIDVGSDANLNGSGTIDATVYNSGVVSVSGTGQPSLKVTGDLHQSADGTLKVSLGDNNRPGLVVDGVAELDGVLAISIANGGSPSSGDTYAIVTAGRIEGQFANSHGTVVAADGAIFRIQYSENTVTLVAE; via the coding sequence ATGAAGTTCTATCTTGTTTTGCTGGCACTTGCACTTTCTGTCGCCGGAATCCGGAAGGCCGCTGCCACAGATCCTGACCGTCCCAACATTCTTTACTTTTATGTTGACGACATGGGCTGGGGTTCGATCGGTCCGAACGGACAGGCGGAACGGAAGGCTAGAGGGCTGCCCTATGTGCGGACGCCCAATTTGGATCGGCTTGCCGCGCAAGGTCTCAACTTCACTCGTGGCTACGGCTGTCACGTTTGTTCGCCGGCGCGTTCTTCGCAGCAAACGGGCTTTCACCAAGGCCACACCTTTGCTGATCGCAACGACCCGGACAACGCCAAGAAGGCCATCCGCGCGGCTGACATCACGATGGGCGATGCGTTGGCCGCTGCCGACTACGTTACGGGTTATTGGGGCAAGTGGGGGTACGGAGGATCGAAGGACCTGCAGAATCCGACACTTGATAATTTGCAAACATTGCCAACCTCGCACGGATATCAACACGTTGTCGCGGAGTTGCATCACGTCCGCGCGCACACGTTTTTCCAACCGACGCTGTGGACTGCGCCGGCGCCCGTGGGCTCGACGGGCGGTTTGTTTCTGGCGCCCAACTCGATGGCGAAGTATCAAAGCAGCAAGGCGTATCCAAGCACTCCCGCCCTTCAGAATCATCCCACCTATCCCGAGACCGCTTACTGTGATGACGTTTATGCGTTCGCGGCGCTAGATTTTGTTCATCAGGGCGGCCAGAACTACAACGAATCCGGACAGCCGTTCTTTGGCTTGCTCGCCGTGCAGATTCCGCATGGTCCGTTTGGTGAAATTGCGAAGCTTCCGGACTGGGACAATGCGTATGCCGATGACACGGATTTCGCGTCGTTGTCGGATCAGTCTAAGCAGTGGGCCGCAATGGTCACTCGGATCGATTCGCACTTCGGTAACATTTTGGCCGCCCTGGAAGATCCCAACAACGATGGTGACAAATCAGACTCTGTCGCCGACAACACGCTGGTTATTTTTCAATCGGATAACGGGGGTCCTGCCGGCAACAACGTCCGGGAACTCGGTGTCAACGGCGGCTTGAAGGGATTCAAGGGCAGTGTCTGGGAGGGCGGTATTCGTGTCCCACTGGTGATGCGTTGGCCGGCGAAGATCAACGAAAGTTCGAGCCTTAAGGTAGGTTCCAACACGGACATGGTTGTGGATGTTTCCGACTTGTTGCCCACATTCTGTGAACTGGCCGGTCAGCCCGTGCCGCTGGGGGTGGATGGTGTGTCTATCGCCCCTACGCTTCGTGGTGCTGGACAACAGCGGCACCGCGAATTCATCATCCACGAAGCCAGCGGTGGCCAGTCCATCATCCGCGGTAAGTTCAAGCTGGTTAGTGAAGGTTCGTCCAAAACAAAAAAGTCTGCGAAGGGAAACGGTAGCGGCGTCGGGCCTGTTTTGAGTCTCTTTGACCTGGAAGTTGATCGTGGCGAGTCGAACAATATCGCCGCCAAACATCCCGAACTCGTCAAAGAGCTGTCCACCCTGTTGATGGGCGAACGAGTCTATGAACCGAAGGGGTTCGCAAACACTTACCACCGCTGGACCGGCGACGACGGCGACAATGCGTCGGACGCCAGCAATTGGTCGGACTACGTTTATGCCAACGCGGGGATCACGTACGCGACCGACCGTGGAACGCCCCAGCTTTCATGGATTTCGCAAATCGTAAACACGGGCGATCTTTCCAACATGGTTCGTGTCGATGCCGACGTTGAATTCCTAGGACTCGAGATTCGAGGCAACTCGGCGACGAACGCCAAGCAATCCGTTGTCTTGAGTCCTGGGGTGAACCTGACCGGGCGAAACGAAATTCGTCTCGCTGCCCAATGCGATCTATTTATCGATGATGGAACGGTGTCTTCGCTACGCTGGATTGACGTCGGCTCGGATGCCAACCTAAACGGATCCGGCACGATCGACGCGACCGTTTATAACAGTGGCGTGGTCTCGGTTTCGGGAACAGGGCAACCTAGCCTGAAGGTCACAGGTGATCTTCATCAGTCGGCTGACGGCACGTTGAAGGTCTCGTTGGGGGACAACAATCGTCCTGGCCTTGTCGTCGACGGTGTTGCCGAACTTGACGGCGTGTTAGCGATTTCGATTGCGAATGGGGGTTCGCCATCGTCCGGCGATACGTACGCGATTGTGACGGCGGGTCGCATCGAAGGCCAGTTTGCTAACTCACACGGAACCGTTGTCGCCGCCGATGGAGCAATTTTTCGAATTCAGTACTCAGAAAATACCGTGACGTTGGTAGCAGAGTAG
- a CDS encoding carboxymuconolactone decarboxylase family protein: MESGLKPLSDEEAKECKLLFDLMRGHLGFVPNSTRTMARQPAILCSFTLLVGNILGQAKDAPTPWWLGLRLVVRNVVWTIRNLKSPDRLPLALKNLVAHVTSGAAGCRYCQAHTIGEARDQGVPIEKLEAVWEFQQSELFDESEKAALRFALAAGSAPNAVTPQHFRDLREHYSEKQIVELGAVVALFGFLNRWNDSFATELESESAEFAQKHLAPSGWTIGKHSV; encoded by the coding sequence ATGGAATCCGGACTCAAGCCACTCTCGGACGAAGAAGCCAAAGAATGCAAGTTGCTATTTGATCTGATGCGCGGGCATCTCGGGTTCGTGCCGAATTCGACTCGAACCATGGCCAGGCAACCGGCGATCCTGTGCAGCTTCACGTTGTTGGTCGGCAACATCCTGGGGCAAGCAAAGGATGCCCCAACGCCGTGGTGGCTGGGGCTGCGACTGGTCGTTCGCAACGTTGTTTGGACGATTCGCAATTTGAAGTCGCCGGATCGTTTGCCTCTTGCTTTGAAAAATCTGGTTGCGCATGTCACCAGTGGTGCCGCCGGATGTCGGTACTGTCAAGCTCACACGATCGGCGAAGCACGCGACCAAGGCGTCCCGATCGAGAAGCTAGAAGCGGTTTGGGAATTCCAACAGAGTGAGCTGTTCGACGAATCCGAAAAGGCGGCACTGCGGTTCGCGTTGGCTGCCGGTTCGGCACCCAACGCGGTGACGCCCCAGCATTTCCGAGATCTGCGCGAGCACTATAGCGAGAAGCAAATCGTGGAACTCGGCGCCGTCGTCGCGCTGTTCGGATTTCTCAATCGGTGGAACGATTCATTCGCGACCGAGTTGGAATCAGAGTCCGCCGAATTCGCTCAAAAGCATCTCGCCCCATCCGGCTGGACCATCGGTAAGCACAGCGTTTAG
- a CDS encoding DUF1552 domain-containing protein, whose translation MQNPTSRRRFVLRSFTGSIAGSLALPWLTSLKADDPGSVVQTHRGAGTGARRFVAVGNLLGFQQNHFFPEDADGTIDETTLLKPLASNRDKITVYRGLDHGLRGGHFAVHTFLSGVLHHESKNRAQGNVTIDQFIADQVGGETRFPSLTVGSEGGIHGGCQLSWTKSGVRVPPITGPAELFERLFVTESEDRRAQHIRANALHASILDRVKEEAGDLAKRINREDKDKLDQYFTSIRDVEKRLANRQRWADKPKPKPPFERPADKNTVDDLPMLYELIALALQTDSTRIATLEIGGSFLPQNLGIDKSYHGLSHHGNDKEAIANLLTLETYQLEQFNKFLTRLSEIQVGEQTLLDSTAVLFGSGMGNANAHTNTDLPVVLAGGGYGRGQYKTVPTSGVAKIPLCNLFLDIAQWMGVPSDSFGTSTSTFS comes from the coding sequence ATGCAAAATCCCACCTCCCGACGCCGGTTTGTGCTTCGTTCGTTCACCGGCTCGATCGCAGGATCCCTCGCCCTGCCCTGGCTCACTTCACTGAAAGCCGACGATCCAGGCAGCGTTGTCCAAACCCACCGAGGCGCGGGAACGGGAGCTCGTCGTTTTGTTGCCGTCGGCAACTTGCTTGGGTTCCAACAGAATCACTTCTTCCCCGAAGACGCCGATGGGACGATTGACGAGACCACACTGCTAAAACCGCTCGCGTCCAACCGCGACAAGATCACGGTCTATCGTGGACTGGACCACGGGCTGCGTGGCGGACATTTCGCCGTTCACACTTTTCTATCCGGCGTGCTGCACCACGAGTCGAAAAATCGGGCTCAGGGAAACGTCACGATTGATCAATTCATCGCGGATCAGGTGGGTGGCGAAACGCGATTTCCATCTTTGACGGTAGGCTCGGAAGGCGGCATTCACGGCGGGTGTCAACTGTCGTGGACAAAATCTGGCGTTCGCGTGCCGCCGATCACAGGCCCGGCCGAGTTGTTCGAGCGATTGTTTGTGACTGAATCGGAAGATCGTCGTGCCCAGCACATCCGCGCCAACGCACTGCACGCTTCGATCTTGGATCGCGTCAAGGAGGAAGCCGGCGACCTAGCCAAGCGGATCAATCGGGAAGACAAGGACAAACTCGACCAGTACTTCACGTCGATTCGCGATGTAGAGAAGCGGCTGGCCAACCGCCAACGCTGGGCTGACAAACCCAAACCCAAACCGCCTTTCGAACGTCCCGCTGATAAGAACACCGTGGACGATTTGCCGATGCTTTATGAGTTGATTGCCTTAGCACTGCAAACCGATTCCACTCGCATCGCGACGCTTGAGATCGGTGGCAGCTTTCTGCCCCAGAATCTAGGCATCGACAAATCCTATCACGGCCTTTCCCACCACGGCAATGACAAGGAAGCGATCGCCAATTTGCTGACACTGGAAACCTATCAACTGGAACAGTTCAACAAATTCCTCACGCGACTTTCGGAGATTCAAGTCGGCGAGCAAACATTGCTGGACTCGACGGCCGTTCTGTTCGGCAGCGGAATGGGCAACGCCAATGCTCACACCAACACCGACCTTCCCGTCGTGTTGGCGGGCGGCGGGTATGGTCGTGGCCAGTATAAAACCGTCCCGACGTCCGGCGTTGCGAAGATACCGCTATGCAATTTGTTTCTCGACATCGCACAATGGATGGGAGTCCCATCTGACTCGTTCGGCACCAGCACCAGTACGTTTTCATGA
- a CDS encoding DUF1592 domain-containing protein produces the protein MNGNVSRVARPVDICSRVFFFIAFTLASGHASALQTEASTTDAAQNDDVKTVTEFLGTYCLQCHDSGSAEGDREFETLHLPLTTETQLITADEIIDQMTLKQMPPLDVEQPTDAERLAIIETLRGCIADAGEHRKKSGGRTVLRRLSHREYENTLAVLFDRRVDTLGLTADFPKENTLHHMDNIGESLITSGFLLDQYFQAADRLVESRLGQPETEPKSWHFTDNFKQYEELEGAHRSALKNKFLCLYEQPNTDTRQGGYGHIEDFLEGVPVSGLYDIEIFAQAMHRDTHYDPQIFRIDFSEPFQIAVVPGDVTKGHIHYPQAIEPILAQAVVPDEEPEWLKFRVWLEVGQTPRFIFPNGPYESRASVIEVNKRYNDEFKNKKAAKGVGRAHILLEGELPHIRIGEIKVDGPIQEQGGTREEKAVFGSHGFQPDTALEQLYSFGQRAFRRPLDERDRQRIEAIYRHRLSEDATPRQAALDSIKLILCSPSFLYLQEITPETEERLRPHDLASRLSYGIWAAPPDDALFSVASSGELTKPAEQKNQIERMLNDPRSEQLVHGFVDSWLNLRDIGNLPPPRQTAGQYYAEDLPESMKQEAYLFFKHMLDQDGPVTDFLDSDYTFVDKKLATLYDLPERKTLRLADDFQRVSLAGNDQRGGVLGMAGVLTVSANGVDTSPVTRGVWVLESLLGITPPPPPDEVPSIDANVSGSKTIREKLAKHSQDATCSVCHRKIDPLGYSLERFDPIGRWRSKYAAPNKKAPAPKIDSSGTLPSGETYKDFADFKTLLLNTRRELFLRNLVDKLLIYTSGRQTEWSDRKEIDAIVKRAQTDGSGLRSIVTEVFTSERFVSR, from the coding sequence ATGAACGGGAACGTCTCTCGCGTTGCGCGGCCGGTGGATATCTGTTCGCGTGTCTTCTTTTTCATTGCGTTCACGCTTGCTAGCGGTCACGCCTCGGCTCTGCAGACCGAAGCATCAACCACTGACGCAGCCCAGAACGACGATGTGAAGACCGTCACTGAGTTTCTCGGCACCTACTGCCTTCAATGCCATGACAGCGGATCGGCCGAAGGGGATCGCGAATTTGAAACGTTGCATCTGCCGCTGACCACGGAAACGCAACTGATCACGGCTGACGAGATCATCGACCAAATGACGCTGAAGCAAATGCCACCGCTCGACGTCGAACAACCGACCGACGCGGAACGGTTGGCGATCATCGAGACACTTCGAGGCTGCATTGCCGACGCCGGTGAGCATCGAAAGAAATCTGGTGGCCGCACGGTACTGCGACGTTTGTCGCATCGCGAGTACGAAAACACGTTGGCGGTCCTCTTCGATCGCCGCGTCGACACGTTGGGATTGACCGCGGATTTTCCAAAAGAAAACACGCTCCATCACATGGACAATATCGGCGAGTCGCTGATCACGTCGGGCTTCTTACTGGACCAGTACTTTCAAGCGGCTGATCGATTGGTCGAATCCCGTTTGGGTCAACCGGAAACCGAACCGAAGTCATGGCACTTTACCGACAATTTCAAACAGTACGAAGAACTGGAAGGCGCTCACAGGAGCGCATTGAAGAACAAGTTCCTTTGCCTCTACGAACAACCCAACACCGACACCCGCCAAGGTGGATACGGGCACATCGAAGATTTCTTGGAAGGCGTACCCGTATCGGGGCTTTACGACATCGAAATTTTCGCCCAAGCGATGCACCGTGACACGCATTATGACCCCCAAATTTTTCGAATCGATTTTTCAGAGCCATTTCAAATTGCGGTTGTTCCCGGCGACGTCACGAAGGGACACATTCATTATCCTCAAGCAATCGAACCGATTCTTGCCCAGGCCGTCGTGCCCGACGAAGAACCCGAGTGGTTGAAGTTTCGCGTTTGGCTGGAAGTGGGCCAGACACCGAGATTCATTTTTCCGAACGGTCCCTACGAGTCGCGCGCGTCGGTCATTGAAGTCAACAAACGCTACAACGACGAGTTCAAAAACAAGAAGGCTGCCAAGGGTGTTGGGCGGGCACATATCCTGTTGGAAGGCGAGCTCCCCCACATCCGCATCGGCGAAATCAAAGTCGACGGTCCGATCCAGGAGCAAGGCGGAACCCGCGAGGAAAAAGCCGTCTTCGGATCACATGGGTTTCAACCCGACACCGCCCTCGAGCAACTGTACTCCTTTGGCCAACGCGCCTTTCGTCGACCGCTCGATGAACGCGACCGCCAGCGAATCGAAGCGATCTATCGGCACCGACTTTCCGAAGACGCGACACCGCGACAGGCGGCCCTCGATTCCATCAAGTTGATTCTCTGCTCGCCTTCGTTCTTGTACCTGCAAGAGATCACGCCCGAGACGGAAGAACGATTGCGGCCGCACGACCTTGCGTCGCGACTTTCTTACGGAATCTGGGCCGCACCGCCCGACGACGCACTGTTCTCGGTCGCAAGTTCGGGCGAACTGACGAAGCCCGCCGAGCAAAAGAATCAAATCGAACGGATGTTGAATGATCCACGATCGGAACAGTTGGTTCACGGTTTTGTTGACAGTTGGCTGAACCTCCGTGACATCGGAAACCTGCCGCCGCCGCGACAAACAGCGGGCCAGTACTATGCCGAAGATCTGCCCGAATCGATGAAGCAAGAAGCGTATCTCTTTTTCAAACACATGCTGGACCAGGATGGCCCGGTGACCGACTTCCTGGATTCCGACTACACGTTCGTCGACAAGAAACTAGCGACGCTATACGACCTTCCCGAACGCAAGACACTGCGTTTGGCGGACGATTTCCAACGCGTGTCACTGGCCGGCAACGACCAACGTGGCGGTGTTCTTGGCATGGCAGGTGTGTTGACCGTCAGTGCAAACGGCGTCGATACGTCTCCGGTTACAAGGGGCGTTTGGGTCCTGGAGAGTCTGCTGGGCATCACGCCACCGCCGCCGCCCGATGAGGTACCATCGATCGACGCAAATGTCAGCGGATCGAAAACGATTCGCGAGAAACTAGCGAAACACAGCCAAGACGCGACCTGTTCGGTTTGCCATCGCAAGATTGATCCGCTTGGTTATTCGCTGGAACGTTTCGACCCGATCGGCCGCTGGCGAAGCAAGTACGCCGCACCCAACAAGAAAGCTCCCGCGCCAAAGATTGATTCATCCGGCACGTTGCCGTCGGGTGAAACGTACAAGGACTTCGCCGACTTCAAAACACTGTTACTGAACACACGACGCGAATTGTTCCTTCGCAACTTGGTCGACAAACTTTTGATCTACACCAGCGGACGACAAACCGAATGGTCCGACCGCAAAGAGATTGACGCCATCGTCAAACGCGCCCAAACCGATGGGTCCGGCCTAAGATCGATCGTGACGGAAGTGTTCACAAGCGAACGTTTCGTTTCTCGCTGA
- the ald gene encoding alanine dehydrogenase: MIIGVPREVKTDEYRVAMLPVGVESLVQRGHSVVVETGAGLGSGIADHDYLRAGAEMAASGADVFSQAELIVKVKEPQSDEYPHIRPGQILFTYFHFAASRSLTDAMIESGSTCIAYETLRDEKGRLPLLTPMSEVAGRMSIQEGAKYLEKPQMGRGILLGGVPGVAPAHITILGGGIVGANAARIAAGFQVDVAILDVDLDRLRYLDDVMPANVNTLYSDRHNILEQIERADLVIGSVLIPGAKAPQLVRAEDLKRMKAGSVIIDVAVDQGGCIETSRPTTHSQPTYVIDEVVHYCVANMPGAVGRTSTFALCNATTPWVIRLADLGLDGILSAKSPLRAAINIHAGKVVHPGVASAFDRTCESL, encoded by the coding sequence ATGATCATTGGTGTCCCGCGTGAAGTGAAGACGGATGAGTACCGCGTTGCGATGTTGCCCGTCGGTGTGGAATCGCTGGTGCAAAGAGGACATAGCGTCGTCGTTGAAACCGGCGCGGGATTGGGCAGCGGTATCGCCGACCACGACTACCTTCGAGCCGGCGCCGAGATGGCCGCGTCGGGGGCCGACGTTTTCTCCCAAGCCGAATTGATTGTCAAAGTCAAAGAACCCCAGTCTGATGAGTACCCCCACATTCGTCCGGGACAGATTCTGTTCACCTACTTTCACTTCGCCGCCAGTCGTTCGCTGACCGATGCGATGATCGAGAGCGGTTCGACTTGCATCGCGTACGAAACATTGCGAGACGAAAAGGGTCGCTTGCCGCTACTGACGCCGATGAGCGAAGTGGCCGGTCGGATGAGCATCCAAGAGGGCGCCAAGTATCTTGAAAAGCCTCAGATGGGGCGAGGCATTCTACTGGGCGGAGTTCCAGGCGTTGCACCGGCGCACATCACGATCCTGGGCGGCGGAATCGTTGGCGCCAACGCGGCCCGGATTGCGGCGGGTTTCCAGGTCGATGTTGCGATTCTTGATGTCGACCTTGATCGGCTGCGATATCTCGATGACGTGATGCCTGCCAACGTCAACACTCTGTACAGTGACCGACACAACATTCTTGAACAGATCGAACGGGCCGACTTGGTGATCGGTTCAGTCTTGATTCCCGGCGCGAAGGCGCCGCAGTTGGTGCGTGCCGAAGATTTGAAACGAATGAAAGCGGGCAGCGTCATCATCGATGTCGCCGTCGACCAAGGTGGCTGTATCGAAACCAGCCGACCGACCACACATAGCCAGCCGACCTATGTCATCGACGAGGTTGTCCATTACTGTGTCGCCAACATGCCCGGCGCCGTGGGCCGAACCAGCACCTTCGCGCTGTGCAACGCAACGACGCCCTGGGTGATACGGTTGGCGGACTTGGGATTGGATGGAATCCTGTCGGCCAAAAGTCCACTGCGAGCCGCGATCAACATCCACGCCGGCAAAGTGGTCCACCCGGGTGTCGCGTCCGCGTTCGATCGAACGTGCGAATCGCTGTGA